The Oncorhynchus mykiss isolate Arlee chromosome 17, USDA_OmykA_1.1, whole genome shotgun sequence genomic interval GGAGAGCGAGCATACTCAAAGCAGGCTTAATTTCTCTAAAAGAAAAAATACAAACGACGATGACGTCAACAAACAAGCCAAGAATTTAACCAAGCGTTGAAAAAGAAAAGACTATTATACATAAATAACAAAGCAAATTCATTTGTCTGACAAGGAATGTAGTTACCCCCATTCTGCCCATCGGAAGATGATACATGAGTTAGGTTACTGGGGTTTAACACTCCCAGATATGATTTGCGAAATGGCTATCccagggtgcatcccaaatggtactccATTCTCTACGttggtgcactatttttgacttGAGCCAAATAAGCCCTGgttagtgcactttatagggttccatttgagatgCACACCAAGTCTGAGTGCATACTCACACTCCCATACAGTTACGACACGCAAAACATTAACACTTGCCTACACACACAGCCTTGCATCGTAGTTTGAAAACTGTGAATTTATTTTTCTCATCACCTGCTCCTACtctatggagagaaaaaaagcatGAATTATATGATATATCCTGTGTTGCTGTTCACTTTGTTTGTTTTCTGTACAAACAaattattttctttttttcctgCCATCGGCGTTTCGCAGTTGCTGGTTTATACCCAACAGGTGTTGTGATTGGGTGAGAGCAGAGCTGGGCAGAATGGGGATAATATAGCGTTTGATGTTTTGTTGGCGGTAGTTAAATGAACTCATGGCACTGATCTCCATCTCTAATAACGGTTAGGACAAAAGGTGAGCAGGGCTAGCATGGTACTACATGTATACTGTTTAATGCAAGCATTCTTGCAAAGACGTTCCACAAATCTGGATAGCGGTGTTCATCGTTACCTTACCtgcccctcttccccctccatccATCATCCTACTCTGGCATTTGATACATACCTTCCCCACatcaaccccccctcccctcttctgtaGCCTGTATTATCAGCCCTCAGTAAAGTTACAGAATTATGTATAGTATGGCAAATGACAAACATGCATATTTAAATGGTTTCTTCATCTGCCACATTATATACAAAATTACATCTTGTTTTCaaaaaccgtttttttttttaagatgcaGTGATTTTAACATTGAGGAAAACCTTTCATTTATTCTTAAGAATTAGTAAAACAACACTACTTGGGCCTTTAGTGCAGTTAACACCAGGAAACTTTAGTTTAAAAACTTAATGATGTACTGGCCCAGTTTGAACTTTGAAATGATAGGATTTACTTAACACTGCTATTGAACTCTGAAGCCTTAAATTGGTAAAGTGGTTTGCAATAATTATTACACTGAAGTGGGTGATATTCCACTGCAAAGTCAAAATATTGTTTCATAACAGATCTACACAGACTTGTTGAACGAGTATATCTATATAGAATTTGATGTGGCTTAGAAAACATTTACCGGAGAAGATCATCAACATAATTATCCCTCTTTCCCTGGAACATTTTGTTGTGCTTTTGTTTAAAAATACAGTTGGTGTTcattaaagtaaaaaaaaaaagaagaaaaagacTTCAATGTCAAACTAGTAGAGTTGATTTATGATTGAGGTGTGAGTGTGCATGCCTGGAAACCAGTTGATATGTAATTTAACAATTCTTAATACAATTTAATAATGTTTTGTATGATCCTAATAAGCAAAAACATGATCATAAATAGATTACAAATGGTTCTAGGAAAAACTGCAATAGAAATGGACGCTGTACATAATTAAAGTTGACCTAAATGAGAATAAAGAAAATGGGTATGATGTGTAGATGGTGGGAAGTAAAATCAGTCTTTACATTTTGTTTCACAAGGTGTAAACTTGCGGTGGGGGATGTTGGTATATCTGAGATTTACATGCCGTTATATTTTCATTGCAGTATTACGCTGCAGTCCAACGCTTTGGGGCAGTGGGTGAGGGGAAAAGGACTCCGTTTTTCGTCATCTCATTGGTCAAACTTCGTTTTGAATGTCACATTGCTTCCGAGAAAGAAAAAAACGTTTTTGGCAGAACGGCTGTGACGCTGGTGTTGCCAAGACAGAAATGAAGATGCAGTACAATAAAGTAACGTGGTAGTATCCTTCACTATGAGAGATTGTCTTTTCACCTTGGTTTACAGTACCTTGATCGGATGATGCAGTGATATGCTAATGAGTCTTCAAAtccagtttatttattttttacccctttctATAATCCAACGCACAGTGCTTGGAAACTGTAATACTAGAAACCTGATCTTGACGGCTGTATATAACGGGGTTGGGGACCGCTGGTCTAACTGCACTTCATGCATTGATGTAATGTGTAAGCATTTTCTACATAGAAATAATGCTGACATCATTCGACCAATGTGTAGTAACGTTTTTTGTATCTCTTTGTAGGCTACTAAAATGGTGTTCGGGGTTCAGAGCTCCCCTAGCAACTACATTACTGCTGTGTGAAGTTTACAACCAAGTTACTGAGGGGTGTGGGTATGAACTTGACCATAAATAGATCAGGTTACTGTAAATAACTTAGAACTGGTGAATATCACAATTGTCTATTTATGTAGAAGTTCCCATATCAAATGTACATTTTTAGGATGACGTGATTTAATATAGGCCCAGTGTTTCTTGTTTATATTCAATAATGAATGTGCTACTTTCCCTGCACCGTAGGCGGCGCCAGTGGCTGTTTAGGTGTGAGAGACCCCGGAAAACGGAAGAAGTGAACTTTACACTGACTGGTTCGTTAGTTACTGGCAAAACAATAACCATTACTAAATCTGTGCTCGGAAAAATGTGCTGGTGAGTAGCTAATTTTCTTGTTCCACAAACCTGCTAAATATTGTGATAATAGTAATTGTTGCTTCTCGTCGCCCCGGAAAGTTGTTTGTGCTAGACAACTAACGTTAACGTTAGATAGCAATGTAACGTTAATTTAGCGTAGCCAGTTAGCAAGCTAGCCAGCTTGCTCGGATGAAGAACGCTGGCAGCAGTAGCTTGCTCCTTGCAAGGCTGATGAAATGTAGCTATGTTCATATCAAGTGAAAGCTATTTGCATATGTGTTGTTAAATATATGATTTTTGCATATAGTCGACTAGCCACAACAAAAATACTCACTTGACGTTTCGCTATCTAGCTAAAGTGTCCACATCATGGCCACGCGCTGTCAAACGTTGGAAAGCAAACAATTGCTTTAGGACTATTCTGCGTTAGCGCATAACTGAGTCTAGCTTTATAAGCTATTTTGTTAATGGGATTAGCCAGTCTGTGGCTGCTCTAATAACTAATTCACAGGCCAGCGATTTAGACGGACATGTGCAAGTGAGCATTAGCCAGCAGTCAATGCAAGGCAGACCGATAGGGTGGGCGTAACGTCTTTACAGATGGCTACTCAATAAGTAACTGCTAAACATGTAGTATAGTACAAGGTTGCAGAGGTCACACATTGCTAATCTTTAGAAGAAGCTAGCTTGCTACTGTATTTATAGAGCATGGCTTGTAGCCAATACAGTGCTCTACAGACAGGAGGTGTCAGTTTTCTAAACATCCCTTAAAAGTCAATTGGCAGTCTGACACTGTTCTGGCTGAAGACCATATTTCCCCCTTGAGGATTTGCCCTGTACAAGCTTTATCATgcttatactgtactgtaggtaatGCATTTGTTTCTGTGTTGCCCTTCAGGTTATCAACAGATGGTAGAAGGTGGGTGTTGTCCAGTTGGTGACTCTGACCATCCATCTACACTATGGTGCTGTGCAGCAGCCTGCTGGTTGTGGTGTTCCTCCTGTCTCAGACTGGGGGGTTCCTGCACTCTTTGGAAGAGGATGCCCTTCCTAAGGAGTGGGTCCTGCTCCACGTGGTGCAGGGCCACATCGGGGCGGGGAACTACAGCTACCTGCGGCTCAACCACGACGGCAAGATCATCCTGCACATGCGCAGCCTCAAGGGGGACGCAGACCTGTACGTCTCGGACAAAACTCTGCGGCCCAGCTTCGACACCTACAAGCTGCAGTCGGTCACCTGCGGCCAGGACGTGGTCGTAGTGCCTGGAGACTTTGTGAGGCCCGTGGGGATTGGCATTTATGGCCACCCGTCGCACCAGGAGAGCGAGTTTGAGATGAGGGTGTTTTACGATCAGACTTCCCTCCAGGACCCGTTCGATAAAAGGTCGTACCCCTCTGAGGAGGAAGGGGGGAAGCAGAGATATGCTCCAGAGGATGACTTTGAGGAAGAGGAGTCCATCTTCTGGACTATTTTAATCGGGATTCTCAAGATTATACTTGAAATTTTGTTCTAAGAAATGTGTGCTGCTGCTTTCTGCCATGTGCATTAAGAATGAGGATACTTGTGGTATATTTGAGCTGAGCGCATGTGTTAATCTCTGGGCCTGGTTTGCCAAAAACAttttaaggctaagttcatcttAGAACCATAGGATGATTTTGGGAAACCTGGGCCTGGCATTGGTGATCTGAAATTAACCTGAGGGGAAGAAGCTGAAAAATCTAAgggaatatatttttttacatttcgtAATTCAACTGATTGTCTTTTGATTAATGACAAAGGCAATGCCTCAATTACGTTGCTTGTCAATCAGCCTCTAGGCTGAGGCATACCTCGGTGAAAAAATTATTGAATCAAACCACTAGTATTTGCATATCTATATCAATTTTGCCATCTGATTTAAATGACTGGGttatgttctgtatctatggacgcaagCCAGACACAAATCTTAGGTTGCTACCCAGGCAGGCTGGTCATTAATTCTATCGGTTACCAGTTATCCAGTCGTTCACTTCTTTTGTTCTGTATCTGTGGACGTAACCCAGTCGTTCATTcgaaatgttccattgccatgctGGCTGGCAACATtgttatcccttgcttgctagctagccaactacggttaacttagtcacgtcaaacagcgcaaccagaataacagcaaagtaactgcgtttgtttaagctgttttccaGAGACAtttctcgtcaggacactgttcagAGGAGTAAGCTAACACAAGcccttcaaactgaagctggaaagactacaaactagctgcatttagttttaccgatcctattgacatttctttgtgtatatccataaaaattatgcgagttgattcatgatttcgactggctgagaaaagcttcCTGTCTGCCTGCCAACTCCCGACACACAGTTCATTACTATGGGATAGCTGGAGATAGAATTTCAATTTTGAAaccatgttgcaaatgtcagagatgGACAGCAAGGTGTATACAAGTTTCCGCTGTTGAAAATCAACTGCTAGTTGAAAAGAAATGGGAGATAGGTATTTCAACGTCATAGCTTTAGCCGGTGCTAATTtttggaatagacaccggctggaatgcatCCCAAAAcaccaggcagagagagcgttcaCTAAGTGTGTCGTTGAGGCAtgtcgatactgataggatcgGAAAAAATACAACGCTGCTCTCtaatcagctttctccattcaaatcttaccttaacattcTAATTATTCCACGATACTGACAATGGATCAGCCCACAGAAAGATATCACATATGACTAAAATATTAGGCAAACCAAGATTTGGCACAACGTGAAATGTATATTAAGACAAATTACAGACAGTATCATACAAGTAGCAAAATTGAACTAATTTGATTGAAcatgaaatgtatttcaatatgatttaAAATGGGTCTATATCCTACTTACTGTATGCTATTtatattttaatgcagtcatctcggtTTTAATTTGAAGCGTGTTTTTATACCTCGCttgtttgtatcaattgcaaagaTGTTGGCATCTTTGTATTTGTAGTGAACTCCGTTCTGAAGTTCTCAGCAGTCAGAGGCAAATAAACTGTGATTTTATGTTTAGTGGAGATATGTGTATCAAGTGACGCCGGAGGGCAAGTAGCATCTAACGATGTACTTAGCTGTGCTACGAGTGGTCTGAGCCAGGCATTTGATTACAAGCATTTAAGTCCAAAGATATTTTTTggaaaccgctcagagatttAATGATGCGCCTACAAAAATTATAACGATGAACTTCGCCTTAAGATGTTTTTGTGAAACCGGGCCCTGTTCAATAGGTTCCAAATGGGAACAAATTACTTGAAGTGGAGGCGGCAGGCACTACCTGAAACTTTTCAATAGGAATGATCTTTTGCGTTTCCATTTGAAAATGTTTGCTCCCATGTGTGCCTAATGAACAAGACTCAGGTCTAAATTGGTGTCCTGGGTCTGAATTATGCAACAACTAAATATCAGTACACCAGAGAGCAGAGATGTTCAACAGTGCCTTTTGATCTGTCAAGTCTTGGGTGAATGGCAATGCAACATCTCATGCAAATGGAGTCATTTTATAAGATTTTCAAATAAAGATGTATCTTTGCAAAATACCTAGTGTCAGATTGTCTGTCTGGGATATCACAATATTTTTGTAAAATGAATTCAGATTCACTAAGTGCAATGATTATCCCAGTTTGTTCACTTGACCATATCAGACTGTGAAATGCATATAGGTTTCTCTTACAAGCAATATTTGTACATTTTTCTTAACATTATGCATGCATGCAACACATCTGACATGAGGCAAAAGCAAGAAGAGCACCCTGCTCCACACACTGGAGGATCTCCCAAGTTTTTAAATTAATTATAGATCGTTTCTCAAGCGTCCTACAGGTTTAATTCCATGGAGGTTGCTGTTTTCCCAGTTGCTAAACTTTTTTTaatgaacacaaatacaaaaacaaatatacaaacaagagtacataCACCTAATAGGTGGGCATTGCATATCGAATACATTTTCAGTTTGTCAAAGTTATGGTGGgtattgcttttttgtttttacatttactgatTTCAAAATATGAAGAGGGGTTTGTTTTTTGCCCACTTCATTTGATGGATAAAGGATCTTccaagaaaaataaacaaatgaacaagttaaatcagggtccatatcattttggatcaaaataaaaaaGTCTAAGATTAACATTATTAGTCGTTTcttttaaaataaaatctatctccTCTTGACGCAAGAACagtcccaaaataaatggtcaGTTGATAAACTCGTCAGCAGTGATCCTGTTACCTGCCTCCATTTTGTGTTGGACGGCCCATTTCCGGGTTTCCGAGTTCTGAACGGAGAATCTCGCTTTGCTTGCTGGTCAAGACGAGAGCAGAATAAAACGTACATGAAATAGGATATAAACTGGAGATACGCGTACCTCGAATTAGTTTATGCACATAAATATAACTTGTTTAAAGCCTTAGTTAAAACGCCAGCTAAATTCCACTTGACAGCTGTTGCGAGTAAACAGtaacttagctagcaagctaactttGGGTATCGGAATTAGTTGATTTCGCTAGCAAACAATTTAGCTGCTAGTGTCCCCCAGTTTTGTATTTGATTTTCTAAGCAAGTAACCAAGAGAGCCGCCTACTGCCTGGGATTGTGTTAACTAGCAAACTTGCCACAACTGCAACTGTGTCCATTCATGTTGTTATTGAAGACGAGACTCAAATCCTTCGAGACAGGGTAAGTCACTGCCAATCCACCAAGCTGACTTTCGTTAGATCAACATGTTATCCAGATAATGGCTAGTTAACACACCTTATATACATGTTTCTTATATTGCTACATTAATTCAAACAGTAATGCACAGTTAGGTAGTTCAACTTTTAGGCCAAGAGGAAGGAATTGCATTTTTTTCTAACTTGCATGTTTTTGGGCTCGCTCACCTGTCACCTCTTGTAGATTGACGGAGTGTGCATAGACATTGGCTAGCGACTCGAGAACACTTCTGATTTGGAATGTTCCCTTGTCAAATCTGTGCTTATAGTTCAGTAACAAACTCCGTCACATTTTCTGCATATCATAAAGTGAAATTCAAGTGACACTGACTCATGCCTGCACGTTTTAGGGTTGCTAGTTTGTTTTATATGACGTTTGGCCCAGAATAGTTAATGACATCATGCATTTTCCCCCCCTCATGTATTTACCCGTCCACAAAAGCATAACTCAGTTGGTCACATATTAGGTTGGAGAACGAGCTGTACACCTCCCCTACCTTGTAAGAATGTCATAAAACCTCAGACATAGGATTCACATTGTAGTCCATTGGCAATTCTCCAAGTAGGCGCATGTACAGgtggtaactgccaaaataatgaaaacactacagtaaatcgGGAAAGCcagtgcttccacacaggtgtggttcctgtgtTAGAaaaagcaattaacatcccatcatgcttagggtcatgtacaaaaatgctgggcaggccattattttggctaccatggctatgcccccataggatgacaatgccctgtGTGGAAgcatgagtggtcactgaatggtttgatgagcatgaaaatgatgtTACCCATATGCCATGGCTGCCTCAGTCACTAGATCTCAACACAATTGAACATTTATGGGAGATTCTAGAGACATTTTGATAGGTGTAAATGGTTGGTGCCGGTAGGGCAAAAACAATAACATCAAATACTGTCAATTGATGAGTTATGAAGTGGTGGGCTGTGCTGTCCACTCGGTTTCGCTCGAGGTAGCAACTTACAACGGCTGCTACGTTTCCGTTCCTTATCGCCTGACTGGCAAGCTCACCCGATGACATTCCATTTGTTTCCCTCTTCTGTGAAAACCTTTTCAAACACTCTTGACAGGTAGTTTGTGGAATGGAGTTAAGGGGTGAGCGAAGGAGGGTGGGGTTTGCCGCGCGGCCTAGCTCAACGTGCTGTATGTCTGTATTCACAATGAGCTCCGCCCAGCCAGCGAACTGGTTTGGGAGCTCTCCTGAGCTGAATCATTCTAGAGTGAGTATATGCATGTAGAATTTGAGGACAGCTGTTTTTAGTGTGGGCCACGCCACCATTGTAGTCAACAACTACTAATAGAGGTGAATTGTAATGGTCCTTGAACAGATGTCCCAATGATATCTTGACTTACCTGAATTCCATACAGTCTACCAATGTACATCCTTTTTGTGTCATGATTGACAATTTTACTCTATACCCAGTTCAGTTCAGGAGTGTTAATTTTTGACCCTGTTGTGTGCATTTAATTGAGCCGAATCTCCCCTCTGTCTTGTTTCGCAGGAGTTTGAGGGTGTACCCAGAGCTGAGACGGTGAACAAACCTCCTCCCCAAGGTGCCCACAGAGGGACAGGATGCccgtccctcctcctccccctcctcctccaggacccccccctccccccacctccaACCAGGTCAGTCCAGCTCCTAAACCGATGTTCAAAACATGACAAAACTCAGAAGTCCTCTGAAGGGTTTCTAGAGATTCATGATTACATGATAAAATAACTGAAGTTACTCATTATTTGCTGTTGTATTGTTAAGGATGATACGACACCTTCTGATATTAGATACTATGCCTAATATATTATTATGCCCACATTTCCCATAGTATGATTTCTAGGGTTGATATGCCATGTTTATAAAGGCTTCAATTTAATGATGCAGTTTTTACCTTTTAAATAAATCCAAACACAAACCAAGAAGGTCCAAGCTGGCCAAACACACACCCATGCAGGCACCATGTGGATTACGATCGACTTGCACCATAATGCTGCATTGCCATCTACTTTATCTGTTGCTATAACGACAGTACGGTATGCAGTTCATGTTATCATTTGCGTGGTCAACCTAACTAACATGGTGGTTTGCGCTTATCCTCTCCTCAGGCGAACAATAGAGCGCCTAAGTTGAATCGGGATGAGGCGAAGGGGAGAGGAGCGTTGCTCTCTGACATCTCCAAAGGAGCCAGGCTGAAGAAGGTTGGAGTGGTCAATGACCGAAGTGCACCTATTATAGAGAGTAAGTAGCGTAGTAAACATataggagatagaaactaacTTTAGCACTTTCCTCAATtcccactgacacacactcacacaccgaCTTTATACAtacatagtaccagtcaaaagtttggacacacctactcattccagggtttttctttatttgtactattttctacattgtagaataatagggaagacatcaaaactatgaaataacacatatggaatcatgtagtaatcaaaaaagtgttaaacaaatcaaaatacatttttgattcttcaaagtagccactgtttgccttgatgacagctttgcacacttttggcattctttcaaccagcttcatgaggtagtcagtcacctgtaatgcattccaattaacaggtgtgccttgttaaaagtttatttgtgggatttcttttctacttaatgcgtttgagccaatgagttgtgttgtgacatggtaggaatggtatacagaagagtgccctatttggtaaaagaccaagtccatattatggaaaaaaaccaactaaaataagcaaagagaaattacagtccatcaatactttaagaaatgaaggtcagtcaatccggaaaatgtcaagagctTTGAaagttcttcaagtgcagtcgcaaaaatcatcaagcgctatgatgaaactggctctcatgaggaccgccacaggaatggaagacccagttacctctgctgaagcagcctcagaaattgcagcccaaataaatgcttcacggagttcaagtaacagacacatctcaacatcaactgttcagaggacactgtgaatcagtccttcatggtcgaattgctgcaaagaaaccactaccaaaggacaccaataagaagaagatacttgcttgggccaagaaacacgagcaatggacattagaccggtggaaatgtttatttttggtctgagtccaaatttgagatttttagttccaacctcTGTGTTTTCGTGAGACGcatagtaggtgaacggatgatgtccgcatgtgtggttctcaccatgGAGCATGAaggaggtgtgagggtgctttgctggtgacactgtcagtgattttatttagaattcaaggcacacttatccagcatggctaccacagcattctccaGCAATGAGTTGGACCAcggtgtgaaggaaaagcagccaacacatgctcagcatatgttggaactccttcaaaactgttggaaaagcattccatgtgaagctggttgagtgaatgccaaaTATAtactttaattattatttttttttaatagttttttggttactacatgatttcatagtttggatgtcttcacgaTTAATCTAAAATATTAATATTAATctacaaaaacccttgaatgagtagtggTCCAAacttttttgactggtactatacatgCAAAATTCCTTGCCACAAAGCTTTCAACAATATAAATGCAAGCATTATCAACACAACAGTGTAACAAGGACATTTGTACCTCTGCTTTCCCCAGAACCAAAGGAAAGTGGTGGTGgctgtggtagaggaggagggagcagTGTTGGGTCAGGGGGAGGCCCTGGAGGCCTTTTCGCTGGGGGCATGCCAAAACTACGATCAGTTGGAGCTGGAGGTAAGCAGAATTCACAAAATAGGATTAGAATGTAAATGGGGCCCTATAAACTCAGCTTTATTTTTTGCCTGGTTCTGTTTAGTTAAATTTGTTTTTCAGTTTTTcagttgctagctgtgccactagagatcctggttcgagtccaggctctgtcgcagccggccacgaccgggagacccatggggcagcaaacaattggccctgcgtcatccgcgttaggagagggtttggctggcagggatgtccttgtcccatcaccctctagcaactcctgtgtcTGTCCAGGCGCAATGCACTCTGACATGttcaccaggtgcacggtgtttcttcTGAGTGACTGGCtcccgggttaagcgggcattgtgtcaagaagcggtgcggcttggttggatcgtgtttcggaggatgcatggctctcgacctccgcgagtccatacgggagttgcagcgatcagacaagactgtaactaacaattggataccacaaaataggggagaaaaaggggtaacttttttttttttcttttttctttttttcccagGTTTGTTTTCCCAAGTTTTCACGCTCAATCACACTTTAAATGTGCACAATGCAGAAAtagctctgccatttcctggttgctaaaattctaatagtcaaatcaaatgttatttgtcacatgcacggaatacaacaaccttactgtgaaattcttacatacgagcccttaaccaacaatgccgttaagaaaatatttacaaatgtaTCGCATCATTTCAAGAAACTATAgtatagagaatcattgtaccatctaaaacaCTGTGAAatcttttccataaccaaaaatatggTATTTTCAGCTGAAGCTGGTGtgaatagaacacagaacagattTACCACTTAAACTTGCTTTCAATAAGAATAACATgtgtaactcacatttctatgtgaatttggtcaggtcacccccaaaaagttacatattgcagctttaatagaacaaaacaaattggatgttctaagtccacagCAATGCTTATTTAGATTATTGGGTGTAGTTTAATGCAAGTTCGCACCAGCAAGAGACTGTTCAGCAACGTTTCTGTAGAAAGTtgcagagtttgcaaaacaaatggccactggattgatgcaaataatcatatCATTCTGTCAGGTAGggataggctactttgtagttaacgTTTAATTGGGAAGGTTTTTGGGAGAGCCTTTCCatctctaccagaagaaggttATCGTTGGCATCATTGCTAACGGCTACACAACGTGTAGACATAGACGGGCGTTCCTGTGCCATTTCAGAAAGTTGAATGAAAATTcagaatcactgatgcattttttTTCAGGTCTTATGATTAACTTGGGCAAATTAAtgactaagttcaatacatttttttttgaatattgttgaattacATTTTGTCTGGATTCCGTCCACGTTCTCCACAACAtggattttatagggccctatatAAATACACCACTATAAATATactgcagaaacagactggcacccaggcaaCTAGATGTTCTACATTTGCTATGAATCTTGACGTGAATGGGTGTATTTATGCATAGTGTTCTAAGATGTGTGTTTCTATGCCTTCCTTCCAGACGCCTCAGTGGGCA includes:
- the LOC110493617 gene encoding UPF0669 protein C6orf120 homolog → MVLCSSLLVVVFLLSQTGGFLHSLEEDALPKEWVLLHVVQGHIGAGNYSYLRLNHDGKIILHMRSLKGDADLYVSDKTLRPSFDTYKLQSVTCGQDVVVVPGDFVRPVGIGIYGHPSHQESEFEMRVFYDQTSLQDPFDKRSYPSEEEGGKQRYAPEDDFEEEESIFWTILIGILKIILEILF